A genomic segment from Chitinophaga niabensis encodes:
- a CDS encoding efflux RND transporter periplasmic adaptor subunit has protein sequence MKKYRKGIITIVLILVAVVAIWYFFIRKKEVPISFETAQPEYGHIATTVTATGTLRPVDTVAVGTQVSGTIKHLYVDYNTQVKKGQLLAELDKSLFQAQVDQFRANLQVMKSNLEYQQNNFSRQEMLYKQGVIAKADYDLAYNQINQAKANVASVNAQLQTALKNFSFTEIYSPIDGVVLNRNVSLGQTVAASFNTPTLFVIAKDIAHMQVETSVDEADIGNVADSQRVTFTVDAYLDDVFDGKVQEIRLSPYVSSNVVTYNTIINASNAAMKLKPGMTANVTIFTAEKDTALLLPVKALKFRPDSTGLKDYVMVSAVHKNPTKDKPKQRAGSSNYVWVIRGDTLLQKHIRTGLNDNTHIEVLSGLTPQDVVVMAMNGSSDPAAAGGTGSPFMPRMGGRRR, from the coding sequence ATGAAAAAGTATAGAAAGGGCATTATTACAATTGTGCTGATCCTTGTGGCGGTGGTAGCTATCTGGTATTTCTTCATCAGAAAGAAGGAGGTACCCATCAGCTTTGAGACCGCACAGCCGGAATATGGGCATATCGCCACCACGGTTACGGCCACGGGTACACTCAGGCCTGTAGATACAGTGGCTGTAGGTACACAGGTATCCGGTACCATCAAGCACCTCTATGTGGATTATAATACACAGGTGAAAAAGGGGCAACTGCTGGCGGAGCTGGATAAATCTTTGTTCCAGGCACAGGTGGACCAATTCAGGGCTAACCTGCAGGTAATGAAAAGTAACCTGGAATATCAGCAGAATAATTTTTCAAGGCAGGAGATGTTGTATAAACAAGGTGTGATCGCCAAAGCAGATTATGACCTTGCCTACAACCAGATCAACCAGGCCAAAGCCAATGTAGCCAGTGTAAATGCACAACTGCAAACAGCGTTAAAGAACTTTTCCTTCACTGAAATATATTCTCCGATAGATGGTGTGGTACTCAACAGGAATGTGAGCCTGGGGCAAACGGTAGCCGCCAGCTTTAATACACCCACCTTGTTTGTGATAGCAAAAGATATTGCACATATGCAGGTGGAAACAAGTGTGGATGAAGCTGATATTGGCAACGTGGCAGATTCGCAACGGGTCACCTTCACCGTAGATGCATACCTGGATGATGTGTTTGATGGGAAAGTGCAGGAGATCAGGTTGTCGCCATACGTATCATCCAACGTGGTCACCTACAATACCATTATCAATGCCTCCAATGCAGCCATGAAACTGAAGCCGGGCATGACGGCCAACGTAACCATCTTCACTGCGGAAAAAGACACTGCCTTGCTCTTACCCGTTAAAGCCCTGAAGTTTCGCCCTGATTCTACAGGTTTGAAGGACTATGTGATGGTGAGTGCAGTACATAAGAATCCTACTAAAGATAAACCAAAGCAGCGTGCGGGATCTTCCAACTACGTTTGGGTAATAAGGGGTGATACCCTTTTGCAGAAACACATCCGCACCGGTTTAAATGATAACACACATATAGAAGTACTGTCTGGCCTAACACCGCAGGATGTGGTGGTAATGGCCATGAATGGCAGCAGTGATCCTGCAGCAGCGGGAGGTACAGGCAGTCCTTTTATGCCAAGGATGGGAGGGCGCAGGCGATGA
- a CDS encoding pyocin knob domain-containing protein: protein MKCKTLFPLVALCLIVLSGNAQYAVSQFSVSDVTWNDMTATAGSGFYNKVTPTIINGISYSYVQGISGRHDGPGWSTQIAIPYANADGERMYFRKANGITNWGDWNEIWHSGTSRMLLNKPVDNGTDQLQVNGSAIVDRYRLGNIATPSYGAGTFAPAGSTFAIYTANAERLRVDPSGNVGIGTTSPQAKLAVNGTILAKKVKVTLNTNDWPDYVFHRDYVLPPLLEVASYIREHQHLPGIPSAEKISEEGLDVGEFNKQLLKKVEELTLYVIELKKEISEMKEAKK, encoded by the coding sequence ATGAAATGTAAGACCCTTTTTCCCTTGGTAGCTTTGTGCCTGATTGTGCTAAGCGGTAATGCGCAATATGCTGTGTCTCAGTTTTCTGTGTCTGATGTAACATGGAATGATATGACCGCCACGGCAGGGTCTGGTTTTTATAATAAGGTGACGCCAACAATAATAAATGGTATCTCCTATTCTTATGTGCAGGGAATTTCCGGCAGACATGATGGCCCTGGATGGAGTACACAGATCGCCATTCCATATGCAAATGCTGATGGAGAAAGGATGTATTTCCGAAAGGCGAACGGAATAACAAATTGGGGTGACTGGAATGAGATATGGCATTCGGGAACATCAAGAATGCTGCTGAATAAGCCGGTGGATAACGGTACAGACCAGTTGCAGGTTAACGGAAGTGCTATTGTTGACAGGTACCGTTTAGGAAATATCGCTACTCCTTCATATGGAGCTGGTACATTTGCCCCTGCCGGAAGCACTTTTGCGATATACACTGCCAATGCAGAACGTTTACGGGTAGATCCTTCCGGTAATGTAGGCATCGGCACTACTTCTCCGCAGGCTAAACTGGCTGTTAACGGAACCATACTCGCTAAAAAGGTAAAGGTTACCCTGAATACCAATGACTGGCCTGATTATGTATTTCATCGGGATTATGTACTCCCTCCCTTATTGGAGGTGGCATCTTATATCAGGGAACACCAGCACTTACCGGGTATTCCTTCTGCGGAAAAGATAAGTGAGGAAGGATTGGATGTTGGAGAGTTCAATAAGCAGCTGCTGAAGAAGGTGGAGGAGTTAACGCTTTATGTTATTGAATTGAAGAAAGAAATATCAGAAATGAAGGAGGCAAAGAAATAG
- a CDS encoding glycosyltransferase family 9 protein, with protein MAKSRSILAIRFSAMGDVAMTIPVMKEVLDAHPELTIIFVTNKNWGPLCEGIPRLVFVPADLKGVHKGVRGLYRLFSSIRKAFPEISAVADLHQVLRSRILRTFFRLRGIPVAVIDKGREGKKRLTQKEGKVLQPLTTTIERYRQVFRELGLEPGIAGSGTLPRQASDKVRIGIAPFATYKEKTYPIEKMEEVIRQLTAKEEVEVLLFGGGAQEVAQLNALAAKFSRVQVMAGNFSLKEELAIISRLKLMVSMDSANMHLASLFGVPVVSVWGATHPYAGFMGYGQKEEFAAQIDLYCRPCSVFGNKPCFRGDHACMEQLSPERIVEKIWMLI; from the coding sequence ATGGCCAAAAGCCGTAGTATCCTGGCTATACGGTTTTCTGCCATGGGAGACGTGGCCATGACCATTCCCGTGATGAAAGAGGTGCTGGATGCTCATCCGGAACTTACCATCATTTTCGTGACCAATAAGAACTGGGGACCACTCTGTGAGGGGATCCCCCGCCTGGTATTTGTGCCGGCTGACCTGAAAGGAGTGCATAAAGGGGTTAGGGGCCTGTACCGGCTCTTTTCTTCTATACGTAAGGCCTTTCCGGAGATCAGCGCAGTGGCCGACCTGCACCAGGTATTGCGTTCCCGTATCTTAAGGACCTTTTTCCGGCTCCGGGGGATTCCGGTGGCCGTGATAGATAAAGGGCGGGAAGGGAAAAAACGACTGACACAGAAAGAAGGGAAGGTACTGCAACCCCTGACCACTACCATTGAACGGTACCGGCAGGTTTTCCGGGAACTGGGGCTGGAACCGGGAATTGCGGGTTCGGGAACATTACCCCGGCAGGCCAGTGATAAAGTCCGGATCGGCATTGCCCCCTTTGCCACATATAAAGAAAAGACCTATCCTATTGAAAAAATGGAAGAGGTGATCCGGCAGCTCACTGCAAAGGAAGAAGTGGAAGTGTTGTTGTTTGGCGGCGGAGCACAGGAAGTGGCACAATTAAATGCACTGGCGGCCAAATTTAGCCGCGTGCAGGTGATGGCAGGGAATTTCAGCCTGAAAGAAGAATTAGCCATTATCAGCAGGTTAAAACTGATGGTAAGTATGGATTCCGCCAATATGCACCTGGCCTCTCTGTTTGGAGTACCCGTAGTATCTGTCTGGGGGGCTACACACCCTTATGCAGGATTTATGGGATATGGCCAGAAAGAGGAGTTTGCGGCACAGATAGATCTCTATTGCAGACCATGTTCTGTTTTCGGAAATAAACCCTGTTTCAGAGGAGATCATGCTTGCATGGAACAATTATCTCCGGAACGGATCGTTGAAAAAATATGGATGTTGATTTGA
- a CDS encoding DUF4254 domain-containing protein, with translation MFTELCIGIFDQSIRDYHIHNDIYRKVENPYGKTTVEHLLYGKNWIDTVQWHLEDVVRDPHIDPVKALDLKRWIDRSNQERTDMVEYIDSYFLDKYKDVIPQPKATINTESPAWAIDRLSILGLKIYHMREEATRPDASEEHRKTCQRKLNILLEQQKDLSTAIEELLEDISKGRKYMKVYKQMKMYNDPSLNPVLYGQKP, from the coding sequence ATGTTTACTGAACTTTGTATAGGCATTTTTGACCAGAGTATCCGGGATTACCACATTCACAATGATATTTACCGGAAAGTGGAGAACCCATATGGAAAAACCACCGTGGAACACCTGTTATACGGGAAAAACTGGATAGATACTGTGCAGTGGCACCTGGAAGATGTGGTGCGGGACCCCCATATAGACCCGGTAAAAGCACTGGACCTCAAACGCTGGATCGACCGCTCCAATCAGGAACGGACAGATATGGTGGAATACATTGACAGTTATTTCCTTGATAAATATAAGGACGTGATCCCCCAGCCAAAGGCTACCATTAATACGGAAAGTCCTGCCTGGGCAATAGACCGCCTTTCCATCCTTGGTCTCAAGATCTACCACATGCGGGAGGAAGCTACCCGCCCGGATGCCAGCGAAGAGCATCGTAAAACCTGCCAGCGCAAACTGAACATCCTGCTGGAACAGCAAAAAGACCTTTCCACTGCCATCGAGGAGTTGCTGGAAGATATCAGCAAGGGCCGCAAATACATGAAAGTGTACAAACAGATGAAGATGTACAACGATCCTTCCCTCAATCCTGTATTATATGGCCAAAAGCCGTAG
- a CDS encoding ABC transporter ATP-binding protein, translating to MSNKILELQEIRREFVMGTEVVRALKGVSFDVHAGEFVTIMGSSGSGKTTLLNLLGCLDKPTSGNYLLDSVNIKDLSRNELARLRNHKIGFVFQAYNLLPRTSALENVELPLFYNPSLSTQERKARAVKALQSVKLGDRLDHMPNQLSGGQQQRVAIARALVNEPVMILADEATGNLDTRTSYEIMMLMQELNQQEGKTIVFVTHEPDIAAFSSRTVMLRDGKVVKDSINENVRSAKEALAALPVADDY from the coding sequence ATGAGCAACAAAATACTTGAACTACAGGAGATCCGGCGGGAGTTCGTGATGGGCACGGAAGTAGTACGCGCACTCAAAGGTGTTTCCTTTGATGTGCATGCCGGGGAGTTTGTTACGATCATGGGCAGCAGCGGTTCCGGGAAAACAACCCTGCTTAATTTACTGGGCTGCCTGGATAAACCCACATCCGGTAATTACCTGCTGGATAGTGTGAATATAAAAGACTTGTCGCGCAATGAACTGGCCAGGCTGCGCAATCATAAAATAGGTTTTGTGTTCCAGGCATATAACCTGCTCCCCCGTACTTCTGCATTGGAAAATGTAGAATTGCCTTTGTTCTACAATCCTTCACTAAGCACACAGGAAAGAAAGGCAAGAGCTGTGAAAGCATTGCAATCCGTAAAGTTGGGAGACCGGCTGGACCATATGCCCAATCAGCTTTCTGGCGGACAGCAGCAACGGGTGGCCATTGCACGTGCATTGGTAAACGAGCCTGTGATGATCCTGGCAGATGAAGCTACCGGTAACCTGGATACGCGTACATCTTATGAGATCATGATGCTGATGCAGGAATTGAATCAGCAGGAAGGAAAAACCATCGTGTTTGTTACGCACGAACCGGATATTGCCGCATTCAGCAGCAGAACGGTGATGTTGCGGGATGGGAAAGTAGTGAAAGACAGTATCAATGAAAACGTACGTTCGGCAAAGGAAGCACTCGCTGCATTACCTGTAGCGGACGACTATTAA
- a CDS encoding OmpA family protein produces MKKMLLPVITALIVLTSCAASKKLTAEQQYMNKQYKELKNVLNEAEVSILNDSLKVIFPDHILFATASDQLKDDIKPTFERFAGVLNKYDKTKIMITGHTDNTGVAAYNRDLSERRAVSAKQLLNNNKVDNERMFTWGLADRDPIGDNTTEAGKAKNRRVEFVILYNLK; encoded by the coding sequence ATGAAAAAAATGTTACTCCCGGTAATTACCGCATTGATTGTACTAACCTCCTGCGCTGCTTCTAAAAAACTGACGGCTGAGCAGCAATACATGAATAAGCAATACAAAGAACTAAAGAACGTATTGAATGAGGCAGAGGTAAGTATCCTTAACGACAGTCTCAAAGTGATCTTCCCGGATCATATACTCTTTGCCACCGCGTCTGACCAGTTAAAAGATGATATCAAACCCACGTTTGAACGTTTTGCGGGTGTGCTGAATAAGTATGATAAAACAAAGATCATGATCACCGGGCACACGGATAATACCGGCGTGGCGGCTTATAACAGGGACCTGTCTGAAAGACGCGCCGTAAGTGCTAAACAATTACTCAATAATAACAAGGTAGATAATGAACGTATGTTCACCTGGGGGCTTGCAGACCGCGATCCTATCGGGGATAATACCACTGAGGCCGGAAAAGCGAAGAACCGCCGGGTGGAGTTTGTGATCCTGTATAACCTGAAATAG
- a CDS encoding ABC transporter permease: MNAMNLIRIALKALQRNKLRAFLTMLGIIIGVAAVIAMVAIGEGSKQSIQSQLSSMGSNMITILPSSNVSGGVRVEGSSFQSLTIEDVKAIERNAEYVSEVSPVSSTKGQAIYGALNWPTSLQGVAPSYFDIRKLVVQDGVSFTDADVASSAKVCVLGQTVINNLFPSGESPVGKVIRLNSIPLQVIGTLAPKGQSSFGQDQDDIILTPYTTVQKRILATTYFQSIYASAINENSSVQATDEIISILRETHRLRPADENNFQVRTMEELIKTLGSTSSLLTVLLTAIAGISLVIGGIGIMNIMYVSVTERTKEIGLRMSIGARGVDILLQFLVEAIIISITGGIIGVLLGITAAKVITLTLGWPTLVSESSIVLSFMVCALTGVFFGYYPAQAASRLDPIEALRYE; this comes from the coding sequence ATGAATGCAATGAACCTCATACGGATCGCATTAAAAGCACTGCAACGCAATAAGCTGCGGGCATTCCTCACTATGCTGGGCATCATTATCGGGGTGGCTGCCGTGATTGCGATGGTGGCAATAGGCGAAGGGTCCAAGCAAAGTATCCAGTCGCAGTTAAGCAGTATGGGCTCTAATATGATCACCATCCTGCCCAGCAGTAATGTAAGCGGTGGAGTAAGGGTAGAAGGTTCCAGTTTTCAAAGCCTTACCATTGAAGATGTAAAGGCGATAGAACGGAATGCAGAATATGTAAGCGAGGTATCACCGGTATCTTCCACAAAAGGGCAGGCGATCTATGGTGCATTGAACTGGCCTACCAGCCTGCAGGGCGTAGCACCTTCTTATTTTGATATCCGAAAACTGGTGGTGCAGGACGGTGTGAGCTTTACCGATGCAGATGTAGCCTCATCTGCTAAAGTATGTGTGCTGGGGCAAACCGTGATCAACAATCTATTTCCCAGTGGTGAAAGCCCTGTAGGCAAGGTGATCCGGCTCAACTCCATTCCCTTGCAGGTAATAGGTACATTGGCGCCAAAGGGGCAGAGCTCTTTCGGGCAGGACCAGGATGATATCATCCTCACGCCATATACTACAGTACAAAAGCGCATCCTGGCTACTACTTATTTCCAGAGCATCTATGCTTCTGCAATCAATGAGAATTCATCTGTACAGGCTACAGATGAGATCATTTCCATTCTTCGGGAAACACACCGCCTGCGGCCGGCGGATGAAAATAATTTCCAGGTAAGAACAATGGAAGAACTGATCAAAACACTCGGTTCCACCAGTAGCTTATTAACGGTATTGCTCACCGCTATTGCAGGTATTTCCCTGGTGATAGGAGGGATAGGCATTATGAATATCATGTACGTTTCCGTTACGGAACGCACAAAGGAAATAGGATTGCGGATGTCCATCGGCGCAAGAGGGGTAGACATCCTGCTGCAATTCCTGGTAGAAGCTATTATTATCAGCATTACGGGAGGCATCATAGGAGTATTATTGGGTATTACTGCTGCAAAGGTGATCACACTCACGTTGGGATGGCCAACACTGGTATCTGAGTCCTCTATTGTATTATCCTTTATGGTTTGTGCGCTGACGGGTGTATTCTTTGGATATTACCCTGCACAGGCGGCTTCCCGGCTGGATCCTATTGAGGCTTTGCGGTATGAATAG